CTTTCATGATAAAAGCTTCTTTTTGCGTCCAAATTCTACTTGTAGGAATCATAAAAATACTGCCGCAGATCATCGAATATACTGTAATTGTAAGTGGATGGTAGATTCTACTAGCAGATTTCCCAATAATACTGTAAGACGAACAACATAGGCCAGATAATAATCCTAAAACAATCGTAGTCGTTGTTAAAGAAAAGTGTCCAATAGGTAAAAATTGAATGACAAGTCCACATCCTAAAATAGTTAATAAAACAGCGATTATTTTCTGAAGTGGTAATTTTTCTTTAAATAAGAATCTGGCTATTATGGCCGTGAAAGCAGGTGATGTATAAATGAATATAACAGCGACAGAAAGGGTTGATCTTTCTATTACTTCAAAATAACACCAATTAAACAGGGCCATGCTTACTACACCAAGTGCAATAAAGTAAGGTAAATCTTTCATTCTTATCTTTAGATAACTTCTTGCGATACTCGCTAGAATGATAAATAATATCAAACTGGATATACTTAAGCGAACCGTTACTACTTGCCATGGTGTGAAACTAAACGTGTACAAATTCTCGACAAATAAACCTGTTAACCCCCAAAAGGATGCTCCCAGAATTACAAGTCCGTAAGCAAAATAATGATTCATTTGCATGGTTATACCCTCCCATTTCTCTCTATCTACTAGGTTCAGGATAACTATTATAATGTTGTGAAAAATTTTCACTTATATTAAGTAAGTTTAACGTATATGTAGCTCTAAAGCAATATTTGTATTTTTATGAATGATTCAATTAATTTTGCGGATGATGTTTTAATAATTAGTTAGACTATGTTACAATATCCAAATAATTAGGATGGAAGGAGAACTACAATGACAATCAATAAAAAATGGTTATTAAGTTTATTTCTCGTATTATTTGTGCTTGTACTTGCGGCATGTAATAGTGACGATGAAACAACGGAAGATACGAACGATGAGACAGCGACAGAAGAGGAAGAAAGTGAAACAGCAACTACCGAAGAAGCAGCAATGCCTGAGGCGGATTTGGAAGGCATACCTGAAGTTGTTGCTGAAGTAAATGGAGAAGAAATAACACGTGAAAAATTTGAGACAACTTATCAAGGGCAACTCCAACAAGTGGCTTTACAAGCACAAATGTCTGGGTCAACAGAAGAGATAGATCAAGATCAATTAAAGACACAAGTTGCAGAAGGTATGGTTGGACAAGAACTCTTAATACAAGAAGCAAATAATCGTGATTATGATGCTTCAGATGAAGCTGTAGATGAAGTTTTAAACGGATTAGTTGAACAAAATGGACTTGAATCGCAAGAAGAGTTCCTCGCAGCTATAGAAGAACAAGGAACAGAGCAAGAAGAAGTAATGTCCCAAATTGAGTTGCAAGTAAAGGTTGATCAACTTATTGCAAATGAATCAGCAGACATCGAGCCAACAGACGAAGAAATGCAAACCTATTATGATCAATTAGTGGAACAACAAGAGCAAACGGGTGAAGAAGGAGTAGAAATCCCTTCTTTTGAAGAGGCAAAACCACAGATTGAAGAACAGTTAAAGAGTCAAAAAGAAGCAGAAGTAACGCAAACTCTTATTAATACGTTACGTGAAGACGCAGACGTAACGATTAATATATAGTGTAATAAACAAGGTCCAATATAATTGGACCTTGTTTACATATTTTTACAGCCCCAAAACCTATAATGGTTATTTAAAAGTCTTTTATTCATTTGATAAATTTCTTTCCATTAAGGTAGAAACTTCACGGAAACCAAGACTTTGATATAAATATTTAGCATGATTTCCAGAAAAGACATTCAACTGGATGTCATGATACCCTTGAGCTTTTAACCGTTTGAATACCTCTTTACACAATTGCTTTGCGATTCCTTTTCTTCGATAGGGAGGAAGCACATACACTTCAGAAATATGGCCAATCAATTTGTTAGAATAATAATCAAAACTTTCTCCTACACCAATCCAACCATTAATATAACCGTCCTTACTATATACCATATAATAACCACCGCTCGCTAAAAAGTTGGATACTATTCGATGTGCTTTTTCTTGACTTGGTTTACCATATCCCATAGTTGCTTCTTTTAGCACAACAGGTGCATGGTTTACTATTGTTTGTATCTCACTATACGTAGCTTTGTTAATATTAATAGTCATGATGTTAAAACTCCTTATGGCAATGTTGCTGATTTAAGAGAAAAATAACAACTTTTAATGCATAGAAAGGCTAATTGCATTAAAGAATAATGCTTATTTTTTAATATATTTTGTGATCAATGGACTCACTTGTTTGATCATTGGGCTTACCTGCGTGTAAATACCTTGCACTTGTTGAGCAGTTGCTGTTATTTTATCAAAATCAAAATTTCCATCAGCTGTTTTAAATTGTGTTAACAAACTTTGCTTCTTTTGAACTGGAGGCATTTGATATGGTCTTCGATTTGGTATTAACGGATAAGGTTGATTTGGACGTACTGGCCTTTCTGGAAACATTTCTTCACCTCCTATAAATTATAGTTGGTATATATTATTCAAGTTGGGGAGTTATGGAAAGGTATTTGTCCATATATTTTCTGTGTTAAAGTTTTTTCTTTCTTCACCAACTTAACGGACAATAAAAAACCAAGTCAAAATCAATTTGAACTTGGTTTACTTCATTTTGTTAACTTCACTTAAATACGTCTAGATGATATAGCTCTTCTCACTCTTCTCATGGATTCTTTACCAGCCTCTTTTTGAGCAATTAGAACATTTACATAAATCGCATCAATTAAACTGAGCTGGGCAATACGGGAAGATAAGGCCTCCGAGCGATAGTCTGTTTCTTCAGACAACGTGTGTAATGGGATATCTACCTTTTGACTGAGCGGTGATTTAGCTAAACTAGTAATTCCAATTGTTTTAACTCCGTTCTCTTGTACGATTTCCAGTATGTCTAAAATGTCTTTCGTTGTACCAGTATGGGAAATAAGTACAGCTACATCATCACTAGTCATTTGTGAGGCTGACATGAGCTGCATATGTGTATCAACTTGAGCAAAGACAGGAATACCTGTTCGAATAAATTTATGGTAAGCATCTTGGGCAATAACGCTGGACCCGCCATTGCCAAAAAATTCGACTCTTTTTCCTTGAAGAATTAATTTTATAGCAGATTTAAGGGCATGCTCATCCATTACTTTTAATGTGTCCTCAAGTGTTTTTATGTTGGAGTGAAAAATTTTTTCTGCTACAGTTTTTTCTGTGTCTTCTGGTAGAATTTTTTCGTGAATGTCATTTACAGGTTCTGTAATTTCAGAAGCTAATACTATTTTCATAGATTGATAACCTTTAAAACCAATTCGCTTGCAGAAACGGAAAACTGTTGAGTTTGCAATGCCGATATCATCTGCAACCTGGTTAATTGTACCGTAAACAACTTTATGAGGCTTTTCTAATATATAATCAGCAATTCTTTTTTCTTTATGACTAAATGTTGCGTAGTGTGATCTGATTCGTACCAGGCAATGTTGCATTTCAGTGGTTGGCATTAAATACCCTCCTTATTTATATCTATTACTATTATTATATAGGGAAATACGAATAAAGGAAATATTTTTTTATAACGCTTTCAAAAAAAGAAATATTTTTTCAGAAAACGCTTGCAAAAGAATAATATTTTTTTGTATAATGAATTTAAGAAAAAAATTTCCGGGAGTTGAAATATATGAAAATAGCAATGATTGGTTTAGGGAAGATGGGTATGAACTTAACACTTAATTTATTAGATCATGGTCACCAAGTTGTGGCCTACGATGTTTATTCAGATTCTGTTAAACGAGCAGCAGACCAGGGGGCTGAAGCAGCTGAATCACTTGAGGATCTCGTAGGAAAGGTAGAATCACCTAGAGTCATATGGATGATGGTGCCAGCTGGGGATGTTACAGAAACAGTAGTGTCTGAGATTAATAGATTGTTAGATAAAGATGACATATTGATTGATGGTGGAAATTCAAACTATAAAGATACCGTTCGTCGTGCAGCAGAATTAGCAGAACAAAGTGTTTATTATTTAGATGTTGGAACAAGTGGTGGAACAGATGGTGCAAGAGAAGGTGCCTGTACAATGATAGGTGGAGATGAAACAGCTTTTAATCAAGTAGAAAAATTATTTTCTGACACATGCGTTGAAAGCGGTTACCTTTATACAGGTAAATCAGGAAGCGGTCACTTTTTAAAAATGGTTCATAATGGAATTGAGTATGGCATGATGCAAGCAATTGGAGAAGGTTTTGATATATTAGATAAAAGTGAATTTAATTATGACTACGAAAAGGTAGCACGTGTTTGGAATAATGGTTCTGTCATTCGTTCCTGGTTAATGGAACTTATGGAAGACGCTTTCTCTGATGATAGTAATTTAGATGATATAAAAGGTATTGTTCATTCATCAGGAGAGGGTAAATGGACGGTGGAAACAGCATTAGACTTGCAAGTTTCTGCACCAGTAATCGCTCTATCTTTAATGATGCGGAATCGCTCATTAGAATCAGATACGTTTAGTGGTAAGGTAGTTGCAGCACTCAGAAATCAATTTGGTGGTCATGCAGTAGAAAAGAACTAATACATAATACATTAGGAGGAATGCATCATGTCAGGAACAATATTAATTTTAGTAGCAGTAGCTGCAATTTTTACATTATTATATTTAGTAATTCGAATAAAGCTTCATGCATTTGTAGCATTAATGGTTGTAAGTTTACTAGTAGGTATTGCTGCAGGAATGCCATTAGATCATGTTATTGAATCTGTCGAAAATGGAATGGGTGGTACATTAGGCTTTGTAGCAATTGTTGTTGGTCTAGGTGCCATGTTTGGAAAGATGTTAGAAGTTTCAGGAGGGGTAGAACGCCTTGCACAAACGTTATTAAATAAATTTGGAGAAGATCGCTCACAGTGGGCATTAGGTATTACCGGATTTTTGGTAGCGATTCCAGTATTTTTTGATGTTGGTTTTATCATTTTAGTACCATTAGTATATGGTTTAGCGAAGAAAACAGGTAAATCATTATTATACTATGGTATTCCTTTGTTAGCAGGTTTAGCTGTTACACATAGTTATATTCCACCAACTCCAGGCCCAATTGCTGTAGCAGATTTAATTGGTGCAGATCTTGGTTGGGTAATATTATTCGGTATTATCGCAGGTATACCGTCAATGATTATTGCTGGTCCTCTATTTGGTAAGTACATTTCAAAGAAGATACACATTACAGTACCTGATTATATGAATTTTGAAGAAAAAGAGTATGATAAAGATCTACCAGGCTTTGGGATGATTACATCTATTATCATGGTTCCATTAGTTCTGATTTTAATTAATACACTATCAGCAGTAATGCTTCCAGAAGGAAATACATTCCGAGCGTTCACTACTTTCGTCGGTAACCCGATTGTTGCATTAACGATCGCAACATTATTGACATTTACATTTTTGGGTACAAAAAGAGGATATTCAAGGCAAGATATACAAGATATAGCAACAAAAGCATTAGAACCAGCAGGTATTATTATTTTAGTAACAGGTGCAGGTGGGGTATTTAAAACAGTTTTAATTGACTCAGGTGTTGGTGATGTTTTAGGTAATATTATGGCAGGTTCGGCTTTACCACCAATTCTTTTAGCGTTTTTGATTGCTGCGGTTGTACGTGTTGCACAAGGTTCAGCAACAGTGTCGATGGTAACAGCTGCCGGTTTAATTGCACCTGTGATTGGCATTATGGGTCTAGAAGGTCCTGTTTTAGGATTAATCGTTATCTCAATTGCCGCAGGTGCAACCGTCCTTTCACATGTTAATGATTCTGGATTCTGGTTAGTTAGTAGATATTTCGGTCTTGATGTGAAAGACACATTAAAAACATGGACAGTGATGGAAACATTAATAGGTGTTGTTGGTTTAATTACTGCACTTACACTTGGTCTATTTATTTCATAGGATGGAAGGAGCGCCTAAAAAAGCGCTCCTTGTGTTTTAATTGAAAAGATAGGAAAATGTACATAAATGTTATTGGAGGTATAATGATGCAAAAAAAATATTTGTTGGGTGTAGATATCGGTACGACTAGCACAAAGGCAGTATTATTTAATCGATCTGGAAAAATACAAAGCCAGCATGCAGTTGAATATCCATTGCATACGCCTGTTCCTGGGGCCGCTGAACAAGATGTGGAAGAAATTCTGCAAGCTGTTAAAATATCAATTCGAGAAGCAATCAAAAAAAGTTCGATCAACCAAGATGAACTATTATTCATTTCATTCAGTGCTGCGATGCATAGTTTGATTGCAGTGGATGTTGATGGTAAACCATTAACACAGAGTATTACATGGGCTGATCAACGTAGTGAACCGTGGGCTAAAAAGTTAAAAGCAGAGAATGGACATCAAATCTATTTACGAACGGGTACGCCGATCCATCCGATGTCTCCACTAGCAAAGATTATTTGGTTAAAAAATGAACAACCAGAACTATTTAAAAAAACAGCTAAGTTTATATCGATTAAAGAATATATTTTTAAACAATTTTTCGATACTTATATCATTGACTTTTCCATCGCATCAGCAACAGGGTTATTTAATTTAGAGAATCTTACATGGGATCAAGGTGCATTAGATGCTGCGGGAATCAGTAATGATCAATTATCAACTATTGTTCCAACTACACATAAGATACATGGTTTACAGCAAGAATTGGCTGATGAACTTGGAATAGATGCTAATTTACCATTTATAGTTGGTGCTAATGATGGTGTGCTATCAAATCTTGGTGTTAATGCAATTGAACCAGGTGTTGTAGCACTAACTATAGGAACTAGTGGAGCAATACGAACGGTGACAGACCGTCCAGTGACAGATCCTAAAGGCAGAATTTTCTGTTATGCATTAACAGAAAATCATTGGGTTATTGGTGGACCTGTTAATAATGGTGGAATGGTTATGCGTTGGCTTCGAGATGAAGTCTGTCATGAAGAAGTATTACAAGCAAAAGAGCAGGGAATTGATCCTTATGATCTAATGACAGAAAAAATAAGCAACGTACAAGCTGGTGCAGAAGGATTGATTTTCCACCCTTATTTAGCAGGAGAACGTGCTCCTTTATGGAATGCAAATGCGAGAGGTTCGTTCTTCGGTTTAGGCATGCATCACAAAAAGGAACATATGATGCGTGCAGTACTAGAAGGGATTAATTTGAATATTTATACAGTCCTGCTAGCACTAGAAGAGATTATCGGAATTCCTGAGAAAATTCATGCGACCGGTGGTTTCGCCAAATCACCAGTATGGAGACAAATGCTTTCCGATGTTTTTAATCAAGAGGTTCAAATTCCAGAAAGTGTTGAAAGCTCTTGCTTAGGTGCAGTTGTGCTTGGGTTATATGCGTTGGGTGAAGTAGATGATCTAAACGTCGTATCAGAAATGATTGGTACAACTGAAAGTAATCGTCCTAACCAAGATCAGGTGGATATTTACACAGAGTTAATACCAATTTTTATCCGTCTTAGTCGCCTTTTTGAGGAAGACTATGATGCAATTGTTGCATTTCAACAAAAGCACGTAAAAACTGAATAATTGATATAATCAAACGGTATTAGTAATCCTACTAATGCCGTTTTTTTGTGTTGTCATTTAAAATAGCAGCATATTAATAATATAAAGCTATTTCTATTCAATGTTTTATTCTAACTATGCTATAATAAATTCATTTAATTGGAAGCGTTTCCAAAATATAAAATAAGGAGGTTCTTACTTGAAGAATCTACTTTTCGTTTACTTATTATTGATTAGTTTATTTGTATTGTATGTTTATCATTATCAAGCAAATGAGTTAACGACTCAGGAATGGTCAAAGAATGAACTACAAGGAAATATGGATGAAACATATGTGATGGTAACCTTTCAGGTTGGAATTGATTATTGGAAACGTGCACTGAAGGGTTTTGAAGATGCTGCAGGAGCATTAAATGTTTCTGTAGAATATCGTGGGGCGAGAGAATATGATGTCAATGAAGAGATTACCGTCCTAGAACAAGTAATTGCAAAAAATCCTGCAGGCATAGCGATATCAACAATGGATCCTGAGGCGTTAAGTTCCGTAATCGATAAAGCAGTAGAAGCTGATATTCCGTTAGTTATGTTTGATTCTGATGCACCTGAGAGTAAAGCATATACATTTTTAGGAACGAATAATTATCACGCGGGAGAAGAAGCAGCACATAAGATGGCTGCATTAGTTAATGAAAAAGGAAAAATTGGGGTTATTACACAACCGCATCAATTAAATCATCAAGAAAGAACGCAGGGTTTTCAAGATACTATTTTCATGGAATATCCTGAAATGGAGGTTGTTTCTATTAAGGATGGAAGAGGAGATCAGTCGGAATCTAAATTAGTTGCACATGATATGATAACTGAGTTTCCAGATTTAGTTGGTGTATTTGCTACTGAAGCAAATGGCGGAGTTGGAGTAGGTCTAGCAAGCTTAACTAATAATTTAGAGGATTCATTAAAAATCATTAGT
The nucleotide sequence above comes from Paraliobacillus zengyii. Encoded proteins:
- a CDS encoding GNAT family N-acetyltransferase, which produces MTININKATYSEIQTIVNHAPVVLKEATMGYGKPSQEKAHRIVSNFLASGGYYMVYSKDGYINGWIGVGESFDYYSNKLIGHISEVYVLPPYRRKGIAKQLCKEVFKRLKAQGYHDIQLNVFSGNHAKYLYQSLGFREVSTLMERNLSNE
- a CDS encoding substrate-binding domain-containing protein, translated to MKNLLFVYLLLISLFVLYVYHYQANELTTQEWSKNELQGNMDETYVMVTFQVGIDYWKRALKGFEDAAGALNVSVEYRGAREYDVNEEITVLEQVIAKNPAGIAISTMDPEALSSVIDKAVEADIPLVMFDSDAPESKAYTFLGTNNYHAGEEAAHKMAALVNEKGKIGVITQPHQLNHQERTQGFQDTIFMEYPEMEVVSIKDGRGDQSESKLVAHDMITEFPDLVGVFATEANGGVGVGLASLTNNLEDSLKIISFDTDKGTLDMIQDGVISATLAQGTWEMGYWSLQFLFHLQHKIVEEEDAETPLPRYVDTGITIVTQKNVDSYYPQ
- the gnd gene encoding phosphogluconate dehydrogenase (NAD(+)-dependent, decarboxylating), giving the protein MKIAMIGLGKMGMNLTLNLLDHGHQVVAYDVYSDSVKRAADQGAEAAESLEDLVGKVESPRVIWMMVPAGDVTETVVSEINRLLDKDDILIDGGNSNYKDTVRRAAELAEQSVYYLDVGTSGGTDGAREGACTMIGGDETAFNQVEKLFSDTCVESGYLYTGKSGSGHFLKMVHNGIEYGMMQAIGEGFDILDKSEFNYDYEKVARVWNNGSVIRSWLMELMEDAFSDDSNLDDIKGIVHSSGEGKWTVETALDLQVSAPVIALSLMMRNRSLESDTFSGKVVAALRNQFGGHAVEKN
- a CDS encoding GntP family permease; its protein translation is MSGTILILVAVAAIFTLLYLVIRIKLHAFVALMVVSLLVGIAAGMPLDHVIESVENGMGGTLGFVAIVVGLGAMFGKMLEVSGGVERLAQTLLNKFGEDRSQWALGITGFLVAIPVFFDVGFIILVPLVYGLAKKTGKSLLYYGIPLLAGLAVTHSYIPPTPGPIAVADLIGADLGWVILFGIIAGIPSMIIAGPLFGKYISKKIHITVPDYMNFEEKEYDKDLPGFGMITSIIMVPLVLILINTLSAVMLPEGNTFRAFTTFVGNPIVALTIATLLTFTFLGTKRGYSRQDIQDIATKALEPAGIIILVTGAGGVFKTVLIDSGVGDVLGNIMAGSALPPILLAFLIAAVVRVAQGSATVSMVTAAGLIAPVIGIMGLEGPVLGLIVISIAAGATVLSHVNDSGFWLVSRYFGLDVKDTLKTWTVMETLIGVVGLITALTLGLFIS
- a CDS encoding YppG family protein, coding for MFPERPVRPNQPYPLIPNRRPYQMPPVQKKQSLLTQFKTADGNFDFDKITATAQQVQGIYTQVSPMIKQVSPLITKYIKK
- a CDS encoding MurR/RpiR family transcriptional regulator; translation: MPTTEMQHCLVRIRSHYATFSHKEKRIADYILEKPHKVVYGTINQVADDIGIANSTVFRFCKRIGFKGYQSMKIVLASEITEPVNDIHEKILPEDTEKTVAEKIFHSNIKTLEDTLKVMDEHALKSAIKLILQGKRVEFFGNGGSSVIAQDAYHKFIRTGIPVFAQVDTHMQLMSASQMTSDDVAVLISHTGTTKDILDILEIVQENGVKTIGITSLAKSPLSQKVDIPLHTLSEETDYRSEALSSRIAQLSLIDAIYVNVLIAQKEAGKESMRRVRRAISSRRI
- a CDS encoding DMT family transporter, whose translation is MQMNHYFAYGLVILGASFWGLTGLFVENLYTFSFTPWQVVTVRLSISSLILFIILASIARSYLKIRMKDLPYFIALGVVSMALFNWCYFEVIERSTLSVAVIFIYTSPAFTAIIARFLFKEKLPLQKIIAVLLTILGCGLVIQFLPIGHFSLTTTTIVLGLLSGLCCSSYSIIGKSASRIYHPLTITVYSMICGSIFMIPTSRIWTQKEAFIMKEVWLNILGISIISTIFAYILFTIGLSYVESSKASILSSFELVVAVLIGLLLLDEMLSSWQVFGFILVFLSLFLTVFSFRIKRSTVNKMN
- the gntK gene encoding gluconokinase, whose protein sequence is MMQKKYLLGVDIGTTSTKAVLFNRSGKIQSQHAVEYPLHTPVPGAAEQDVEEILQAVKISIREAIKKSSINQDELLFISFSAAMHSLIAVDVDGKPLTQSITWADQRSEPWAKKLKAENGHQIYLRTGTPIHPMSPLAKIIWLKNEQPELFKKTAKFISIKEYIFKQFFDTYIIDFSIASATGLFNLENLTWDQGALDAAGISNDQLSTIVPTTHKIHGLQQELADELGIDANLPFIVGANDGVLSNLGVNAIEPGVVALTIGTSGAIRTVTDRPVTDPKGRIFCYALTENHWVIGGPVNNGGMVMRWLRDEVCHEEVLQAKEQGIDPYDLMTEKISNVQAGAEGLIFHPYLAGERAPLWNANARGSFFGLGMHHKKEHMMRAVLEGINLNIYTVLLALEEIIGIPEKIHATGGFAKSPVWRQMLSDVFNQEVQIPESVESSCLGAVVLGLYALGEVDDLNVVSEMIGTTESNRPNQDQVDIYTELIPIFIRLSRLFEEDYDAIVAFQQKHVKTE
- a CDS encoding SurA N-terminal domain-containing protein, whose protein sequence is MTINKKWLLSLFLVLFVLVLAACNSDDETTEDTNDETATEEEESETATTEEAAMPEADLEGIPEVVAEVNGEEITREKFETTYQGQLQQVALQAQMSGSTEEIDQDQLKTQVAEGMVGQELLIQEANNRDYDASDEAVDEVLNGLVEQNGLESQEEFLAAIEEQGTEQEEVMSQIELQVKVDQLIANESADIEPTDEEMQTYYDQLVEQQEQTGEEGVEIPSFEEAKPQIEEQLKSQKEAEVTQTLINTLREDADVTINI